A genome region from Glutamicibacter arilaitensis Re117 includes the following:
- a CDS encoding cytochrome c oxidase subunit 4, with the protein MKVESWIFLGGVFFFTPVAIVYGYMTNWNEWVGFLALLMLVGLCLMVGGYLLFTAKRVGNRPEDRVDGEIHENAGDIGMFSPWSWWPLVLASAAAIGFLGLAVGWWVFFIGAGLAVVGVTGWVYEYSRGDHAH; encoded by the coding sequence ATGAAGGTTGAATCCTGGATTTTCCTGGGTGGAGTTTTCTTCTTCACTCCTGTAGCCATCGTTTACGGTTACATGACCAACTGGAACGAATGGGTCGGCTTCCTAGCCCTGCTGATGCTGGTTGGCCTGTGCCTCATGGTTGGCGGCTACCTGCTGTTCACCGCCAAGCGCGTTGGCAATCGTCCAGAAGACCGCGTGGATGGCGAAATCCACGAGAACGCCGGTGATATCGGAATGTTCTCCCCATGGAGCTGGTGGCCATTGGTCCTGGCTTCGGCTGCAGCAATTGGCTTCCTTGGCCTGGCTGTTGGCTGGTGGGTCTTCTTCATCGGCGCCGGACTGGCAGTCGTTGGCGTTACCGGCTGGGTTTACGAATACAGCCGTGGCGATCACGCTCACTAA
- a CDS encoding HesB/IscA family protein, which yields MTASVEQTKGDPTEVPTHEVNISDVAAEKVRSLLEQEGRDDLRLRIAVQPGGCSGLIYQLYFDERMLEGDAVREFDGVEVIVDKMSVPYLAGASIDFEDTISKQGFTIDNPAASGSCACGDSFH from the coding sequence ATGACTGCATCTGTTGAACAGACCAAGGGCGACCCAACCGAGGTGCCAACCCACGAGGTAAACATTTCCGACGTGGCAGCCGAGAAGGTGCGCTCACTTCTGGAACAGGAAGGCCGCGATGATCTTCGTCTGCGCATTGCCGTACAGCCAGGCGGCTGCTCGGGCCTGATTTACCAGCTTTACTTCGATGAGCGCATGCTCGAAGGTGACGCAGTCCGCGAGTTCGATGGCGTTGAGGTCATCGTTGACAAGATGAGCGTCCCTTACCTCGCAGGTGCCTCGATCGATTTCGAGGACACCATCTCGAAGCAGGGCTTCACCATCGACAACCCTGCCGCATCCGGATCCTGCGCCTGTGGAGATTCCTTCCACTAG
- a CDS encoding quinone-dependent dihydroorotate dehydrogenase — protein MRIYPLVFKHVFTKMDPEQAHHFAFNAIKIAQRAGLTKAARKFFAPDPKLQRTVMGINFPSPFGLAAGFDKGATGILALSDIGFGHVEIGTVTGQSQPGNPQPRLFRLVEDRAVINRMGFNNEGAERVSARVAGARQELKQDYSGTRPVIGVNIGKTKVVELEDAVADYLTSTRHLANHADYLVVNVSSPNTPGLRLLQSVETLRPLLSEVGQLADSVAGRHIPLLVKIAPDLSDEDVADVAQLAIELKLDGIIATNTTIGREGLKTDSSKVEEIGAGGLSGAPLKQRSLEVLRQLRSLVPSEMALIAVGGVENAKDVKERLDAGADLVQGYTAFLYEGPFWARSINKELERLI, from the coding sequence ATGCGCATATACCCACTGGTCTTCAAGCACGTGTTCACCAAAATGGATCCTGAACAAGCTCATCATTTTGCTTTCAATGCCATCAAGATTGCGCAACGCGCAGGTTTGACCAAGGCAGCTCGCAAGTTCTTTGCTCCGGATCCCAAGCTCCAGCGCACCGTCATGGGCATTAATTTCCCTTCACCCTTTGGCTTGGCTGCAGGTTTCGACAAGGGTGCCACCGGCATCCTCGCCTTGAGCGACATCGGCTTCGGCCACGTGGAGATCGGTACCGTGACCGGCCAGTCGCAGCCGGGCAATCCGCAACCACGGCTCTTCCGCCTCGTTGAAGACCGCGCGGTCATCAACCGCATGGGGTTCAACAACGAGGGCGCTGAACGTGTCTCCGCACGCGTTGCCGGGGCGCGTCAGGAACTAAAGCAGGACTATTCCGGAACACGTCCCGTGATCGGCGTGAACATTGGCAAGACCAAAGTCGTGGAGCTCGAGGACGCTGTGGCGGACTACCTGACCTCGACCCGCCACTTGGCGAACCACGCCGACTACTTGGTGGTCAATGTTTCGAGCCCGAACACTCCAGGGCTTCGACTGCTCCAAAGCGTGGAGACTCTGCGCCCATTGCTTTCTGAGGTCGGCCAGCTTGCCGACAGCGTGGCAGGCCGTCACATCCCGTTGCTGGTGAAGATCGCACCAGATCTGAGCGATGAAGATGTCGCAGACGTGGCCCAACTGGCTATCGAATTGAAGCTGGACGGAATTATTGCCACCAACACAACCATTGGCCGTGAAGGGTTGAAGACCGACTCATCGAAGGTTGAAGAAATCGGAGCAGGAGGACTTTCCGGCGCTCCGCTGAAGCAGCGTTCGCTCGAAGTACTGCGCCAGCTGCGCTCCCTGGTTCCATCCGAGATGGCGCTGATTGCCGTTGGTGGCGTGGAAAACGCCAAGGATGTCAAAGAACGTTTGGACGCTGGTGCTGATTTGGTCCAGGGATACACCGCGTTCCTCTACGAAGGTCCATTCTGGGCTCGTTCCATCAATAAGGAACTGGAACGCCTGATCTAG
- a CDS encoding dipeptidase: MSKNTTFDAVANGVDITALKSHIETNFEKILEELTALVAIPSIAWESFDPQNLEKSAATVAELAKSAGMETVEILREPADNGAMGAPAVVAQRKAAPGKPTVLLYAHHDVQPPGNEADWNTPVFEATKVGDRLYGRGAADDKAGIMVHIAAMRAVLDLVGDFGVGVTYFFEGEEEAGSPSFRNFLEAHQDKLAADVIIVADSSNWSVGTPALTSSLRGMCAAEITVRSLNHAVHSGMFGGPVLDGPIMAAKLISSFHNEDGSVAVAGLVANDLAEVDFDEAEFRRDSGVLDSFKLAGTGKITDRLWNKPALSVIGMDIPGVDHSSNTLLPATRFKVSMRLAPGQNPAEALKALEAHVKNVDLRGAEVEFIATEAGNAYKADLDASANDTARWALEQPWGVVPVNMGLGGSIPFIGDLLEVFPKAQILVTGVEDPDSRAHSANESLHLGDFQHAIEAEALLLARINAEGL; encoded by the coding sequence ATGAGCAAAAATACTACCTTCGACGCAGTTGCAAACGGTGTCGATATCACAGCGCTAAAAAGCCACATCGAAACAAACTTCGAGAAGATCCTCGAGGAGCTCACCGCTTTGGTCGCAATCCCAAGCATTGCCTGGGAATCCTTCGACCCGCAGAACCTGGAGAAATCCGCTGCAACCGTAGCTGAATTGGCTAAGTCCGCAGGCATGGAGACCGTGGAAATCCTGCGCGAACCAGCAGACAACGGCGCCATGGGCGCACCGGCTGTCGTTGCGCAGCGCAAGGCAGCACCGGGCAAGCCAACGGTCTTGCTGTACGCGCACCACGATGTGCAGCCTCCGGGCAATGAAGCCGACTGGAACACCCCGGTATTCGAAGCCACGAAGGTAGGGGACCGGCTGTACGGCCGTGGAGCTGCCGACGATAAGGCCGGCATCATGGTTCATATCGCAGCAATGCGCGCCGTGCTGGATCTGGTTGGCGACTTCGGAGTCGGTGTCACCTACTTCTTCGAGGGGGAGGAAGAAGCGGGTTCCCCTTCGTTCCGCAACTTCCTCGAGGCCCATCAGGACAAGCTGGCCGCAGATGTCATCATCGTTGCCGACTCGTCCAACTGGTCCGTAGGCACCCCGGCCCTGACCAGCTCGCTGCGCGGCATGTGTGCAGCAGAGATCACCGTTCGTTCGCTGAACCACGCCGTTCACTCCGGCATGTTCGGCGGGCCGGTACTTGATGGTCCAATCATGGCCGCCAAATTGATTTCCAGCTTCCACAACGAAGATGGCTCGGTTGCCGTTGCTGGCCTCGTTGCCAATGACTTGGCCGAAGTTGACTTTGATGAAGCCGAATTCCGCCGGGATTCAGGTGTTCTGGACTCCTTCAAACTCGCAGGCACCGGAAAGATCACCGACCGCTTGTGGAATAAACCAGCGCTCAGCGTGATTGGCATGGATATCCCTGGTGTTGATCACTCGTCGAACACCTTGCTGCCGGCTACCCGCTTCAAGGTATCGATGCGCTTGGCACCAGGGCAGAACCCGGCCGAGGCGTTGAAGGCGCTGGAGGCACATGTGAAGAATGTTGACCTTCGCGGTGCCGAAGTCGAGTTCATAGCTACCGAAGCAGGCAATGCCTACAAGGCTGACCTTGACGCTTCGGCAAATGACACCGCACGTTGGGCATTGGAACAACCCTGGGGTGTTGTTCCGGTGAACATGGGACTAGGCGGATCGATTCCATTCATCGGTGATTTGCTCGAAGTCTTCCCTAAGGCGCAGATTCTGGTGACCGGCGTCGAGGATCCCGATTCCCGGGCGCACTCGGCAAATGAGTCGCTGCATTTAGGTGACTTCCAGCATGCCATTGAGGCTGAAGCGTTGCTGTTGGCCAGAATTAACGCCGAAGGACTATGA
- the ctaC gene encoding aa3-type cytochrome oxidase subunit II, with protein MSSQDRTGSRGSAKAKVLALVGTGALLLTGCSAEAKRGWLPNVERDTTNHTGAIQDFWVNSWIAVIVIGVLTWGLMLWCVIAYRRRKNDTGYPRQLSYNMPLEIFYTAIPLVLVLVFFSFNNNLEKQINTPVDSEVVVDVRAKQWSWDFNYSYQGTEKYYAGEQAHLNTDGSEGVREELPTLYLPAGKSVTLKLNSRDVIHSFWVPAFLQKLDMIPGKTNYIYLTPQVEGSYDGKCAELCGEYHSEMLFNVEVVNESEFKAQLAKMEDGHLGEEYDRQPDVVNGVVVEHGEGE; from the coding sequence GTGAGTTCGCAAGACCGAACCGGCAGTCGTGGGTCCGCTAAAGCCAAAGTACTGGCTTTAGTCGGCACTGGCGCATTGCTGCTGACGGGATGTTCAGCGGAGGCAAAACGCGGTTGGCTCCCAAACGTGGAGCGTGACACCACTAACCACACGGGCGCAATCCAGGATTTCTGGGTTAACTCGTGGATCGCTGTTATCGTCATCGGCGTATTGACCTGGGGATTGATGCTTTGGTGCGTCATCGCCTACCGCCGCCGCAAGAACGATACGGGTTACCCGCGTCAGCTGAGCTACAACATGCCATTGGAGATCTTCTACACGGCCATTCCTTTGGTCCTTGTTCTGGTCTTCTTTAGCTTTAACAACAACCTGGAAAAGCAGATCAACACCCCTGTTGATTCTGAGGTTGTAGTAGACGTCCGAGCCAAGCAGTGGTCTTGGGACTTCAACTACAGCTACCAGGGAACTGAGAAGTACTACGCGGGCGAACAGGCTCACTTGAACACCGATGGCTCGGAAGGCGTTCGCGAAGAACTGCCAACCTTGTACCTGCCAGCTGGCAAGTCGGTCACCCTGAAGCTCAATAGCCGCGACGTCATTCACTCCTTCTGGGTTCCAGCCTTCTTGCAGAAGCTGGACATGATCCCGGGCAAGACCAACTACATCTACCTGACTCCACAGGTTGAGGGTAGCTACGACGGTAAGTGCGCCGAGCTTTGCGGCGAGTACCACTCGGAGATGCTCTTCAACGTCGAGGTTGTCAATGAGTCTGAATTCAAGGCTCAGCTGGCCAAGATGGAAGATGGACATCTGGGTGAAGAGTACGATCGTCAGCCTGACGTCGTCAACGGAGTAGTAGTAGAGCACGGGGAAGGAGAGTAA
- a CDS encoding alpha/beta hydrolase, whose translation MKEPIFLGTNSWPDFLLSSEPNEWVQDPLGKDFQHQTLDFGTDAEGPAVATLVRYRPTGWRNRLGRKAQGVVLSIHGWSDYFYNPELATFWHHHGYHFYALDLRHHGRSLRTEHELPGYVDDLATYDEELNASMEILRAAHPGLPVVAQGHSTGGLVLSLWLARAKPDIKALVLNSPWLEFQGTAFLRIPMHGLMEAITRTNPRRKLSGPEFDHYWMSLSDQAHGQWDVHRVWRPRIAFPNTAGWLKTIFDGHAQVAKGLKLQLPIFVMTSDRTHIGTTYSPDMQHCDSVLDVQQTRLRSLKLGSFVTLCEVPGAMHDVFTSAEPARAAAYRDLHLWLRMVGSTR comes from the coding sequence ATGAAGGAGCCGATTTTCCTAGGAACCAACTCGTGGCCAGACTTTTTACTCTCCAGCGAGCCAAATGAATGGGTTCAAGATCCACTGGGCAAGGACTTCCAGCACCAGACTTTGGACTTCGGCACCGATGCCGAGGGGCCGGCAGTTGCCACGCTGGTTCGCTACCGCCCCACCGGCTGGCGCAACAGGCTTGGGCGCAAAGCCCAAGGAGTAGTGCTGAGCATCCACGGGTGGAGCGACTACTTCTACAATCCTGAGCTGGCCACATTCTGGCACCATCACGGCTACCATTTCTATGCGCTGGATCTGCGTCACCATGGTCGCAGCCTGCGCACCGAACATGAACTGCCGGGCTACGTCGATGATCTTGCCACCTACGATGAAGAGCTCAACGCGAGCATGGAGATCCTGCGTGCGGCTCATCCCGGACTGCCAGTAGTGGCCCAAGGCCACTCCACCGGTGGCCTGGTGCTCAGCCTCTGGCTAGCTCGGGCCAAACCCGATATCAAGGCATTGGTATTGAACTCGCCCTGGCTGGAATTCCAGGGAACGGCTTTCTTGCGCATTCCTATGCATGGGCTGATGGAAGCGATCACCCGCACCAACCCGCGGCGCAAGCTTTCCGGACCGGAATTCGACCATTACTGGATGTCGCTGAGCGACCAGGCGCACGGTCAATGGGACGTGCACCGGGTGTGGCGCCCGAGGATCGCCTTCCCCAATACCGCGGGGTGGCTGAAGACAATTTTCGACGGCCATGCGCAGGTAGCCAAGGGGCTGAAGCTACAGTTGCCGATCTTCGTCATGACCTCGGACCGTACCCACATCGGCACCACGTACTCCCCCGATATGCAGCACTGCGATTCGGTGCTCGATGTCCAGCAAACTCGTCTGAGGTCACTGAAGCTAGGAAGTTTCGTGACCCTCTGCGAAGTGCCCGGGGCCATGCACGATGTCTTCACCTCGGCCGAACCGGCGCGTGCGGCCGCCTATCGGGACCTGCACCTGTGGCTGCGCATGGTCGGAAGCACGCGCTGA
- the qcrB gene encoding cytochrome bc1 complex cytochrome b subunit: MTTTNEYQASTATGRIANFVDSRVGASGMVKEFGRKIFPDHWSFMFGEVAMYTFVLLLLSGTFLTFFFDPSMAHVIYNGSYVPMKGIGMSTAMASTMDISFDVRGGLFMRQVHHWSALLFVASLSVHMLRVFFTGAFRRPRELNWVVGGVLLIMGLAAGFTGYSLPDDLLSGNGLRIIDGVMKALPIVGTYLSMFFFGGEFPGDAVIPRLYSLHIMIVPAVIILLIVVHLFMVVTHKHTQYPGPGRTNDNVVGFPVGPVYAAKAGGFFFIVFGIVAFIAGVFQINPVWNYGPYDPSPVSAGTQPDWYIGFVDGALRLMPGYLGNFSFEWIIPFPWGDNTLVMSVLLPALVPAGALFAVMFAWPWIERWITKDNREHHLLDRPRNAPFRTAVGAAGVVFYCVMWAAASSDLIATHFHVSLNDVTYWLRTLFFLGPIFAFWLTRRICLSLQRKDREIVLHGREAGIIQMSPEGGFSEKHEEVDVYKRYLLTNYVDRQYIPAQPDAAGHVSGSEKRRAAISKFFFEDRVAPVTPSELEAAHAAHGHHEVEGDKQDAVQK; encoded by the coding sequence ATGACGACGACTAACGAATACCAGGCATCGACCGCTACCGGTCGCATCGCCAACTTCGTGGATTCCCGCGTCGGCGCTTCGGGCATGGTCAAGGAATTCGGTCGCAAGATCTTCCCTGACCACTGGTCGTTCATGTTCGGCGAAGTGGCAATGTACACCTTCGTACTGCTGCTGCTCTCGGGCACCTTCCTGACCTTCTTCTTCGATCCGTCGATGGCTCACGTCATCTACAACGGCTCGTACGTACCGATGAAGGGTATCGGCATGTCGACGGCTATGGCCTCGACCATGGATATCTCTTTCGACGTACGCGGCGGCCTGTTCATGCGACAGGTACACCACTGGTCGGCACTGCTGTTCGTTGCTTCCCTGTCCGTGCACATGCTGCGCGTATTCTTCACCGGCGCATTCCGTCGCCCACGTGAACTGAACTGGGTTGTCGGCGGCGTGCTGCTGATCATGGGTCTTGCTGCTGGCTTCACCGGCTACTCCCTGCCAGATGATCTGCTTTCCGGTAACGGTCTGCGCATTATCGATGGCGTCATGAAGGCACTGCCTATCGTTGGCACCTACCTGTCGATGTTCTTCTTCGGCGGCGAGTTCCCTGGCGATGCCGTGATTCCGCGACTGTACTCGTTGCACATCATGATTGTTCCTGCGGTCATCATCTTGCTGATCGTTGTGCACCTGTTCATGGTCGTGACCCACAAGCACACCCAGTACCCTGGCCCAGGCCGCACCAACGACAACGTTGTTGGCTTCCCTGTTGGTCCGGTATACGCAGCTAAGGCCGGTGGATTCTTCTTCATCGTCTTCGGCATCGTGGCATTCATCGCTGGCGTGTTCCAGATCAACCCGGTATGGAACTACGGTCCATACGACCCATCCCCTGTTTCGGCTGGTACCCAGCCGGACTGGTACATCGGTTTCGTTGACGGCGCTCTGCGCTTGATGCCTGGTTACCTGGGCAACTTCAGCTTCGAGTGGATCATTCCGTTCCCATGGGGCGACAACACCCTGGTGATGTCGGTTCTGCTGCCAGCTCTGGTTCCTGCAGGCGCACTGTTCGCAGTGATGTTCGCGTGGCCATGGATCGAACGTTGGATCACCAAGGACAACCGCGAGCACCACTTGCTCGATCGTCCACGCAACGCTCCATTCCGTACCGCGGTTGGCGCTGCCGGCGTAGTCTTCTACTGCGTCATGTGGGCTGCGGCATCCTCCGACTTGATCGCGACCCACTTCCATGTGTCGCTGAACGACGTCACCTACTGGCTGCGTACGCTGTTCTTCCTGGGCCCAATCTTCGCTTTCTGGTTGACCCGCCGTATCTGCCTGTCGCTGCAGCGCAAGGATCGCGAGATCGTCTTGCACGGCCGCGAAGCCGGCATCATCCAGATGTCCCCTGAGGGTGGCTTCTCGGAGAAGCACGAGGAAGTTGACGTTTACAAGCGTTACCTGCTGACCAACTACGTTGATCGCCAGTACATTCCGGCTCAGCCTGATGCCGCAGGACACGTCTCCGGTTCGGAGAAGCGTCGTGCAGCAATCTCGAAGTTCTTCTTCGAAGATCGTGTTGCCCCAGTTACCCCATCGGAGCTGGAAGCTGCTCACGCAGCCCACGGCCACCATGAGGTCGAGGGTGACAAGCAGGACGCAGTTCAGAAGTAA
- a CDS encoding GntR family transcriptional regulator, with amino-acid sequence MRHAPQPDVQAHLDPTSKQSKYRQIREILKTHAREACKPGYKLPPERVLAEHFSVARKTIRQAIDALVDEQVLKRVVGIGTFVVPEKLDLRVRLHSYSEDMMRRGMVPDAHVLEFAEIKAGASLASQLMLDEGTPVVQFKRLLLADGTPMSLDENYMPADLVPGFVDGEPPSKLYQALHERYGILLEWGEDQVESTAASKKQAVLLGVEPGFPLLQITRYAYIGDRLADYSVSLYRSDRYKLFVPLQRVGTRTPRYTDTF; translated from the coding sequence ATGCGCCACGCACCGCAGCCAGATGTCCAGGCGCACCTTGATCCCACAAGCAAGCAAAGCAAATACCGCCAGATCCGGGAGATCTTGAAAACCCACGCACGCGAAGCGTGCAAACCGGGCTACAAGCTTCCACCAGAACGCGTGCTGGCCGAACACTTCTCGGTAGCGCGCAAGACCATCCGCCAGGCCATCGACGCCCTGGTCGATGAACAGGTGCTCAAGCGCGTAGTGGGTATCGGCACTTTCGTCGTGCCCGAGAAACTGGATCTGCGCGTTCGCCTGCATTCCTACTCTGAAGACATGATGCGCCGTGGCATGGTTCCCGATGCCCACGTGCTGGAATTTGCGGAGATCAAGGCAGGGGCGAGTCTGGCTTCGCAGCTGATGCTTGACGAGGGCACTCCCGTGGTCCAGTTCAAGCGACTGCTGCTGGCCGATGGCACTCCGATGAGCTTGGATGAGAACTACATGCCAGCGGACCTCGTGCCAGGCTTCGTGGATGGCGAACCGCCCTCAAAGCTCTACCAGGCGCTGCACGAACGCTATGGCATCTTGCTCGAGTGGGGCGAGGACCAAGTGGAAAGCACGGCAGCCAGCAAAAAACAGGCGGTGCTCTTGGGAGTCGAACCGGGCTTCCCGCTGCTACAGATCACTCGGTACGCCTACATTGGCGACCGTCTCGCCGACTACTCGGTGTCGCTCTACCGTTCAGACCGTTACAAGCTCTTCGTGCCACTGCAGCGTGTGGGTACGCGCACACCGCGGTACACCGACACATTCTAG
- the ctaD gene encoding aa3-type cytochrome oxidase subunit I, producing MTTFEYATDDAKSIAPAVVPKSKGRLFVDYITSTDHKKIGYMYLISSFILFCVGGVMALLIRAELFEPGMQILQTKEQYNQLFTMHGTVMLLMFATPLFAGFANVMMPLQIGSPDVAFPRLNALAFWFFSLGSIIALAGYLTPQGAASFGWFAYAPLSNTTFSPGIGGDLWVFGLALSGFGTILGAVNFITTIICLRAPGMTMWRMSIFSWNTLITSLLILMAFPPLAAALFALGADRRFGAHIFDPDNGGAVLWQHLFWFFGHPEVYIIALPFFGIVSEIFPVFARKPIFGYKGLVFATISIAALSVSVWAHHMYVTGSVMLPFFGFMTMLIAVPTGVKFFNWIGTLWRGSITFETPMLWSMGFMITFLFGGLTGIILSAPVMDFHVSDTYFVVAHFHYVVFGTVVFAMFAGFYFWWPKWTGKMLNERLGKIHFWLLFIGFHGTFLIQHWLGVMGMPRRYADYMPEDGFTTMNQVSTVFAFILGASMIPFFWNVWVTHRNGKKVEVDDPWGFGASLEWATSCPPPRHNFHSIPRIRSERPALDLHHPELTGRITPEAPVAKIFGPADQKDV from the coding sequence ATGACAACGTTTGAATATGCAACTGACGACGCAAAGTCGATTGCCCCAGCCGTAGTGCCGAAGTCCAAGGGTCGTCTGTTCGTCGACTACATCACTTCGACCGACCACAAGAAGATCGGGTACATGTACCTGATCAGCTCGTTCATCCTGTTCTGCGTCGGTGGCGTTATGGCGCTGCTGATTCGTGCAGAGTTGTTCGAACCAGGTATGCAGATCCTGCAGACCAAGGAACAGTACAACCAGCTGTTCACCATGCACGGCACTGTCATGCTCCTGATGTTCGCGACCCCGCTGTTCGCAGGTTTCGCCAACGTCATGATGCCTCTGCAGATTGGTTCCCCGGATGTGGCCTTCCCACGTCTTAACGCCTTGGCTTTCTGGTTCTTCTCGCTGGGTTCGATCATCGCTCTGGCCGGCTACCTGACCCCTCAGGGTGCAGCTAGCTTCGGTTGGTTCGCTTACGCTCCGCTGTCGAACACCACCTTCTCGCCAGGCATCGGTGGAGACCTCTGGGTCTTCGGCCTTGCACTGTCGGGCTTTGGTACCATTCTTGGCGCCGTCAACTTCATCACCACGATCATCTGCCTGCGTGCCCCTGGTATGACCATGTGGCGCATGTCGATCTTCTCGTGGAACACCCTGATCACCTCGTTGCTGATCCTGATGGCATTCCCACCGCTGGCAGCTGCGCTGTTTGCTTTGGGTGCCGACCGCCGCTTCGGTGCTCACATCTTCGATCCTGATAACGGCGGCGCCGTACTGTGGCAGCACCTGTTCTGGTTCTTCGGCCACCCAGAGGTTTACATCATTGCGCTGCCGTTCTTCGGCATCGTCTCTGAGATCTTCCCAGTGTTCGCCCGCAAGCCGATCTTCGGCTACAAGGGCCTGGTCTTCGCAACCATCTCGATTGCTGCACTGTCGGTATCCGTGTGGGCACACCACATGTACGTCACCGGCTCGGTAATGCTGCCGTTCTTCGGCTTCATGACCATGCTGATCGCAGTTCCAACCGGTGTGAAGTTCTTCAACTGGATCGGTACCCTATGGCGCGGCTCGATCACCTTTGAAACCCCAATGCTCTGGAGCATGGGCTTCATGATCACCTTCCTGTTCGGTGGCCTGACCGGTATTATCCTGTCGGCTCCTGTCATGGACTTCCACGTTTCGGATACCTACTTCGTGGTTGCTCACTTCCACTACGTAGTCTTCGGCACCGTGGTATTCGCAATGTTCGCTGGCTTCTACTTCTGGTGGCCAAAGTGGACTGGCAAGATGCTCAACGAGCGCCTTGGCAAGATCCACTTCTGGTTGCTGTTCATCGGCTTCCACGGCACCTTCTTGATCCAGCACTGGTTGGGCGTCATGGGTATGCCACGTCGTTACGCTGACTACATGCCAGAAGACGGGTTCACCACCATGAACCAGGTTTCGACCGTGTTCGCATTCATCCTGGGTGCATCGATGATTCCATTCTTCTGGAACGTGTGGGTTACCCACCGTAACGGCAAGAAGGTTGAAGTTGACGATCCATGGGGCTTCGGCGCTTCGCTGGAGTGGGCAACCTCTTGCCCTCCACCACGTCACAACTTCCACTCGATTCCTCGCATCCGTTCGGAGCGTCCAGCTCTGGACCTGCACCACCCGGAGCTGACCGGACGTATTACTCCGGAAGCACCTGTTGCGAAGATCTTCGGACCAGCTGATCAGAAGGACGTGTAA
- a CDS encoding DUF3043 domain-containing protein, translating into MFGRKKDESKSPVNVEPVQQAPETTDGRKSGPTPKRSAQQANRQRPLVPTDRKAAKEAERQQRIEAQNRLRIANETGDERYLMPRDKGEQKRYTRSFIDSRWMFGEFMMFIILAFLVISLTFQRNLEIQMFVQVALWVVIALIIIEAIVTTIILKKRLVAKFGHMEKGVRMYAAMRGMQFRKLRLPKPQVKRGANID; encoded by the coding sequence GTGTTTGGACGTAAGAAGGATGAATCTAAATCCCCCGTAAATGTAGAGCCTGTTCAGCAGGCTCCGGAAACTACCGATGGCCGCAAGTCCGGTCCAACGCCCAAGCGCAGTGCGCAGCAGGCGAACCGTCAGCGCCCGTTGGTTCCTACCGATCGCAAGGCTGCGAAGGAAGCCGAGCGTCAACAGCGTATTGAAGCGCAGAACCGTTTGCGCATAGCCAACGAAACTGGCGATGAACGTTACCTGATGCCACGTGATAAGGGCGAACAGAAGCGTTACACCCGTAGCTTCATTGACTCCCGCTGGATGTTTGGCGAGTTCATGATGTTCATCATCTTGGCATTCCTGGTCATTTCATTGACCTTCCAGCGCAACCTGGAGATCCAGATGTTCGTGCAGGTTGCCCTGTGGGTTGTCATTGCATTGATCATCATTGAAGCAATCGTGACCACCATTATCTTGAAGAAGCGCCTGGTCGCTAAGTTCGGTCATATGGAAAAGGGCGTACGCATGTACGCAGCAATGCGCGGAATGCAGTTCCGCAAGTTGCGCCTTCCGAAGCCACAGGTCAAGCGCGGAGCGAATATCGACTAG